Below is a window of Macadamia integrifolia cultivar HAES 741 chromosome 8, SCU_Mint_v3, whole genome shotgun sequence DNA.
aaaatctaaCTTATACGGAACCGATTGAATCGGACTGACTTAAAAACACTTGAAACAAAAAGGAAACGACTTGTACAAGAAACAAAGTGGACCCAAGTCTTTCATATAGACTGGGCCATGCGAGGACAGCTAAAACCCCAACCTAAAATATATCTACCCAAAAGTGAATTTCATCCCATTGGACTGCCACCAACACCTTATGGGCCTCCATGCGGGAATATGTctaatgcaactgcatcagaGGGCCAAACAGATTGTACCAGGTGCAAGTCCCACTTTACCAGGGTCCTCAGAGGGGTGGATTGGAAATTGTCCTAACCTATTGCATTTTTCCGAAAAAGGTCACTCCCAAGATTCGGATCCACATCTTCATGCTGGCATCTGAGCATTTACAATCACACCAAGCAACGGTGCCCACCAAAAGGTATGAAATGCCTCAATTAATTTCCTATTACAGTATTCTTAATCTTGGTAACCCTAACTTGAAAGACCATCATCTGAAGAGAGCTAAGCAAGTAAGCATGAAAcagaattattattttttctactCTGTTCCAAACGGCATCATTTCTTTCGACACAAAATGATCTGACGCAAAAATTTAGAATGTAAACATCCAACTACAGAGTTTGTTTCACATGAAGTAAAAACGGTGAACAGAAAATGTTACACCATACTACCATAGGCCACTATTTGCCGTACAAAACCTGGGAAATAACATAGGGAAAGTAGAAATTTCCCCTGCTTTATCTTACTTTCAGACATTTTAAGTTGAAGCAAACAGAGCCAAAAGTTAAAAGATAATGATCCTACCAACCCATACAGGCACTAATGCCAATGGCTAAATGAAGAATGAGATTGCATGGTCAAGGTTCAATTCAGAGATAACATAACAAAGGGCAGTGGCTTAACTGGTTAACAGTTCTCATTCTGACGATGATGCATCATGTTATGATAGACAATTATAACCTAGTTCACACCAGTTTCAGGAATAAGTATctcaacaaaacaaacaaaaatgtTTTTAACTGTTCCTCACATTCTTTCTTCCCATATCCTTCAACACAATCAACTAAATGCCATTATTCGCCCCTCCTCCGTTAACCTTTTTAATGAATCACCACAATATTTTACAATAAAGAATGCAAAACCTACAGCAAAAAGGCATAGAAACATCATTAGCAAGTCTGATAATCCTGATATGAATCACCTGCAATCAAATTTGTTCAGCAAGAAAGCCATATTAATCAAATTCAAACTAGTTAACAGTGATCAAACACTAAAGGAGGCCACAAAGGACCATATTTGGGTCGAACAGAATATACAAACACAATCACACACATTCACAAATGCATATACAGACACACCAGGGGTTCTGGATGGTGCTCTTCAATTAGCGGGTGAGTCACCCATGGGTGGTCGTGTGATGCCATCATCTCCCTTAGTCCCCTAGTTCTAGTCATGTTCCAGTTTTTGAGTTGTTTTCATTATATAAGTATAATATCTATCTGGATCATTCGAGAGGTTTTCCAATCACCTAATGAAACAAGTTCTGCCAAATCTAACTTGATTTGAAAACTAAAAGCCAAAATACTGGTAAAGATCTCCATGAAAGGATTTATTGCCTTTTGGAGTTTGAGAGATATAAGCTCCCATGTACTTCTTTTGTATTCGTTAACAAAGAAATTTTGCTCTGGACTTGAAGATATGAAGTTATGCCAAAGCCTCCATGATATAAGAATAAATTCTCAAGTAATACTCAATCGATCTGGTAGGttatttctttctcccttacaTCCTTTGTATCTCCCCCATTTCATCAGCTGAATTACTGTTGTTTTGTACAACTGGTAATAATCATAAAAAACTCTAGCTGTTCTGAACCATAATTCTTAAAAATTGAGGATCCTTTACAATGCAATCTGGATCACTTATGAGCCCAAACGGCTCAAGAATTACAGGTAATGGCAATCCCATAATTTCTGAGACAAGTCAGGCCCTTAAAAATGAGTTAACAAAATAGAGGACAAGGGAGCAGGAAATTTCTGGAATTTAGTATAGAGGTGagataaaaacagaaataactaTGAACGCAGGGGTTTTGTTAATTAACACAAACCCTGGTCTTACTTGAAAATAAAAGGTTTGGGGATAAGACTTCAACTCCAACCCTCTCAAATAGGACCGAAATCAGACCAAGATGCCAACCAGAAGTGCCATTGCATCACTTTATACTGGTTTTAGTAGTGACCTGGCCCATAACAAAGACAATGTCAACAAAGAAGCCTAAAAAAATCTAGTGAGTCCTTGCACACATAATTCATTAGCAATAACTATGGAATGTTGACGAATTTCAACCCGAAGCATGATAATATTTTGGAAGCCAGAATTTTTTggtgaatcaaatcaaaaccgagTAATAGCTGTTTTGATTGGGGTTATACTAGTGGTAATTAGTCTCTTTAACATTCATTTATTTCTTTAGATGAATTCGACTCCTGTCTACCCATTACTACGTTAGTTGTCTGTTCAACTCATTACAAAAATTCCTCTTAGCCTATGATAAACCACCCCTATTTCACCAACAGAATAAATTGCTTAGTAGCACATACATAGTTCTGGAAACAGGTCAATGTGGCAGCACAACGAGTTCTTCTAATAATCTAGTCAATCACATCATTTAAGGATAATCTTTCAAAAAACATGAACCCAATTTTTTGCCTCCTAGATTGCCATAAGTACTTGCCCAAGGAAGTCAAGAATCGTATGTCAGCATACCTTATTAATAATGTACAAAGTGGAAACAAAGTCATTTCCACCTAAAATCAATAGTTTGCCGAAGCACACAATGATCAGATAGGGAAAAGAATAAGCAACAGTGGACCAGCCAAAGTATATGAAACTCGAAGAGAAAATGCCATTCTATCCCCTGACCACCCCAAGGGTGAGAAAGAATGGGGAGAGGGGCTATAGAAAACAAACGGAGCATCATCAAGGCAATTCGAATAAAGGTCAGAATCAAGTTGAACAATTTTCACTCTTTGCTTTCACTTGGAAATTCTGATAGTATAACATCATTTACTAAGAATCGacaataaaccataaacagCTCATACAATGCCACTGCCATGTAAAGGAACACCCAAAATAATAGACAATAACCAAGAACTCAATAAATTTCATGGCCGACAACAAAATTGATTTATGACACCTCTAAAATTGGCCACGCTAAGAAGAGACTAAGAATCAAAAGCATCGctacaaaaataaacaaagagagTAAAGCAGAAAAGCCAACTTTACAACACCACCCTGCTAATGATGATGAAACTGAAACCTGTTATTCAAAAACTATAAGAACAACACCCATTTCTCAGCTCTTCGAACCTGTTTTCTGGTCCTCCGCCATTTGTGAGAAAACTTTGGTCGCAAGCATATTATCATCGAAGAAACGAGCATAGGGGTGCTCCTTTGGAACGAGTCGTCGATACTTCTGGAACTGCTTCTCAGCCTCATCTTTCTTCTGCAATAAAGTATAGATAATCCCTTGACAGAGATATGGTCGGAAATCCCTTGGCTCTTCCTTTACAAGCTCCTGATAAACCTTCAGAGCATCCGTGTAGTTACCCTCAATGACCTTAATCTGAGCAACCAGCAATTTGAAATCTCTCAaatcctccttcctcttctccttcttacaCTTTTCCATTGCGCTCTCAATCCTTTTCAAGACGTCTCCCAAGTCTCCCGACTCTAACTGGGAGGTTGCCATTACTAGCCCATGGTATGCTTCAACACGAAGGGGATCCTTAGAGATAATCTCTTCAAACCCTAACTTGGCTAATTCGATGTCTCCGCTGTAATTCTGAATATGGGCTTTCAGTAGAGGCCATTCAGTCTCTGAGGGTTCAATTTCGATCAATCTATCAATCACGAAGATGGCTTCCTGAAGCTTGCGTGCTTTGATCTTAACCTCCATGAGGGATCTGAGCGCCTTAATATCGGCGGGATTGGACTCCAAATACTCTTCGAgggttctctctttctcttcttcgtAATCAGATTCGGATGTGTCTTTGGTGGACTCAACAGTGGGTTGGGCGACGGGGGCGGCAAATGAGGGCTTACTGAAACTGTTGAAGAAGAGCGCGGTGGCAGCCAAAGCGATGCAGGTGGTTTTGAGAAGAGAGGCGAGCGGTTTTAGGACTTCAACCGGAGGACTAGAATAATGGAGATCTTGTGGTTTCGAAGAGATAGGCGTAGAGAAGGCTCTGATACTGATAGACATTCTCAACTTTGAGGAGGTCCTGTGGGACGAGACGGAGGAAACGGGTCTCGTAAATGCTGGACGGCGATAGAGAGAAACATGCAGAGGGTGTGGGCGTTGATGGACCTTCGCTAGGGACTCCATTTCTGGGGGATTTCTGAAGCTTCGCTTTGGCTTAACTTCTGCGTTGCCTCCCACTCGTACGGGACTAAAAACCCTCTGGCGGGGAGGGAGGGAAACgaactaaaaccaaaaacccttgCCTCGAGTTGCAAACGATTTACGAGTCTGTTGTCGTCAGGGTCCAGACCGGTTCCAGACGATTCAATAGTGGTTGAGATCGGCCGGAATCGGCCGTTTTGGATTAGTCATAATCGAGATCGAAATGTAGAGAAAACAAGTATTAACAAGTACTTTCCATAGGGATGGGTTTCTTATCATGGTATTATACATTGGAAGGTAGTGATGTAATTTActaaaaatctcttttttttctttgctctcATTAACTCAACTTTGGTTAAGAGGGTTGAAAATACAATGATTAGAGTATGAAAATAAATGACTGAATCAGAAGAGGATAAGATGTGAATGAGGAAGCAAGTATCGAGTGATGCAAACCATCCAACATGTGAATTTGCCTCTATGGGGGTTTTGCCATTGTCGCCATCTCCAAACAAAGCCATCTCACTTAGTTACTTCGAGTCATATTTGCAATAGATATTCACAttagaataaaaagaaatgaaaaaagagaTTCGAAGCATATTTAAACTTCTGAGACCAAAGTAATAGTACTCATCTCCTCGATGCAATGTAACATGTGAATCCAATTGGGAAGAATCAGATAAGGGAAACCAAAGTACACAAATTCCACCTCTGCCATGGTTGTTATTGCTAATTTTCAGACCAACCTATCCTTAACATAATCCTGCTGTTGTTGACAGATATTCCGTCACTGTCGTTGTCTCCAAGAAGTCAGCAATGGCGAAATGGACTTTTCAacatcttttatttcttctttctctatctcccaCAACCCTCTCTACTTCTTTTGG
It encodes the following:
- the LOC122085608 gene encoding protein SLOW GREEN 1, chloroplastic-like, translated to MESLAKVHQRPHPLHVSLYRRPAFTRPVSSVSSHRTSSKLRMSISIRAFSTPISSKPQDLHYSSPPVEVLKPLASLLKTTCIALAATALFFNSFSKPSFAAPVAQPTVESTKDTSESDYEEEKERTLEEYLESNPADIKALRSLMEVKIKARKLQEAIFVIDRLIEIEPSETEWPLLKAHIQNYSGDIELAKLGFEEIISKDPLRVEAYHGLVMATSQLESGDLGDVLKRIESAMEKCKKEKRKEDLRDFKLLVAQIKVIEGNYTDALKVYQELVKEEPRDFRPYLCQGIIYTLLQKKDEAEKQFQKYRRLVPKEHPYARFFDDNMLATKVFSQMAEDQKTGSKS